One genomic region from Evansella sp. LMS18 encodes:
- a CDS encoding gamma-type small acid-soluble spore protein: MARNQQQQPGQAQASRTNAQQVRQQNAQSAQGQSQQFEFASETDAQQVRQQNQQSAQRKQQASAGRQQQQ, translated from the coding sequence ATGGCTAGAAACCAACAACAACAACCAGGGCAAGCTCAAGCTTCAAGAACTAATGCTCAGCAAGTAAGACAGCAAAACGCTCAATCTGCTCAAGGGCAGAGCCAGCAGTTTGAATTTGCTAGCGAAACTGATGCACAGCAGGTACGCCAGCAAAACCAGCAATCAGCACAACGTAAGCAGCAAGCGTCAGCAGGCCGCCAGCAGCAACAGTAG
- the fabL gene encoding enoyl-[acyl-carrier-protein] reductase FabL has protein sequence MLDNMAVSAKKVALITGSSRGIGKKIAIKLAEEGYNIVINFARNRSKAEETAEEIRALGAEVLTVKANIAKKEKVEELFAEIDEKFGRLDVLVNNAASGVLKPLMELEESHWDWTMNINNKGMLFCSQLAAERMKNREEGGAIVSLSSLGSQRYLENYTTVGVSKAAVEALTRYLAVELAQYNISVNAVSGGAVDTDALTHFPNREELLEGAKSRTPAGRIVEPDDLADAVMFLLSPKARMIRGQTIVVDGGISLLT, from the coding sequence ATGTTGGACAATATGGCAGTTTCAGCAAAAAAGGTGGCACTAATAACCGGGAGCAGCAGAGGAATAGGTAAAAAAATCGCAATTAAACTGGCAGAAGAAGGATATAACATCGTAATTAATTTTGCCCGTAACAGAAGCAAGGCGGAGGAAACCGCAGAGGAAATAAGGGCATTAGGGGCAGAAGTGCTGACAGTGAAAGCAAATATAGCCAAAAAGGAAAAAGTGGAAGAACTTTTTGCGGAGATCGATGAAAAATTCGGCCGTCTTGATGTCCTGGTAAACAATGCTGCTTCAGGTGTTTTGAAACCATTAATGGAACTTGAGGAAAGCCATTGGGACTGGACGATGAACATAAATAATAAGGGGATGCTGTTTTGTTCTCAGCTTGCAGCTGAAAGAATGAAGAACAGGGAAGAAGGAGGGGCAATAGTAAGCCTCAGTTCACTTGGTTCCCAGCGTTACCTGGAAAATTACACTACAGTGGGAGTATCAAAAGCTGCTGTGGAAGCTTTAACAAGATATTTGGCAGTGGAGCTTGCGCAGTATAATATAAGTGTAAATGCCGTTTCTGGCGGAGCAGTAGATACAGACGCGCTGACTCATTTTCCGAACAGGGAAGAACTTTTAGAGGGAGCAAAGAGCCGGACACCAGCGGGCAGAATAGTGGAACCAGATGATCTTGCAGATGCAGTTATGTTTTTGCTTTCACCGAAGGCAAGAATGATCCGGGGACAGACTATCGTAGTGGACGGCGGCATTTCTCTGTTAACGTAA
- a CDS encoding cytosolic protein produces MYVGRDMTELSMMSKTTWSDKELAFFHHNLQQIAPYLNAEGVMIHKEIIKEIMNRGGLHPHEATWTQGTRVHYD; encoded by the coding sequence ATGTATGTTGGAAGAGATATGACTGAACTGTCCATGATGTCAAAAACAACCTGGTCTGATAAAGAGCTGGCTTTCTTTCACCATAATTTACAGCAGATAGCTCCTTATTTAAATGCGGAAGGAGTCATGATCCACAAAGAGATTATTAAGGAAATTATGAACAGGGGCGGCTTGCACCCCCATGAAGCAACTTGGACACAAGGAACGAGAGTCCATTACGATTAA